The Aminiphilus circumscriptus DSM 16581 genome contains a region encoding:
- a CDS encoding IS3 family transposase — MKLCEAPCGADAALFRDSIEQNFVTEAPNQVWVTDITYIPTAEGWLYLAGHKDLFTGEIVGYAMGERMTKNLVTQSLFRAVAAKRTAAGLIHHSDRGSQYCAAGYRKLLDQFKMRASMSRRRNCYDNAPIESFWGVLKNELVHHRRYETRQEAIRQITTYIEIFYNRQRRQKRLGSLSPAAYEKQFFKEQ, encoded by the coding sequence ATCAAGCTCTGCGAGGCGCCCTGCGGGGCTGACGCAGCCTTATTCAGAGATTCCATAGAACAAAACTTTGTCACGGAGGCCCCGAATCAAGTCTGGGTAACGGATATCACTTACATCCCCACAGCCGAGGGCTGGTTATATCTTGCCGGTCACAAGGATCTTTTTACCGGAGAGATTGTGGGCTACGCCATGGGAGAACGCATGACAAAGAATCTGGTCACCCAGTCCCTGTTTCGCGCTGTCGCTGCCAAGAGGACTGCGGCTGGTTTGATTCATCATTCCGACCGTGGCAGTCAGTACTGCGCCGCGGGCTACCGAAAACTCCTTGACCAGTTCAAAATGCGGGCATCGATGAGCCGCCGGAGGAACTGCTATGACAACGCGCCCATTGAGAGTTTTTGGGGTGTGCTGAAAAACGAACTCGTTCATCATCGCCGTTACGAAACCCGGCAGGAAGCTATACGGCAGATCACGACGTACATCGAAATCTTTTACAATCGGCAGCGACGGCAGAAGAGACTTGGTTCTCTCTCCCCTGCCGCCTATGAGAAACAATTTTTCAAAGAGCAGTAG
- a CDS encoding EAL domain-containing protein, with product MAGNKREEFALYSQPQVEVVTGRLIGLEALLRWRNGIGRQ from the coding sequence ATGGCTGGGAACAAGCGGGAGGAATTCGCGCTTTACTCTCAACCTCAGGTGGAGGTGGTGACGGGACGCCTCATCGGACTTGAAGCGCTTTTGCGTTGGCGGAATGGGATCGGTCGTCAATAG
- a CDS encoding ACT domain-containing protein: MEQRQEHAVITVLGKDRVGIIAGIGAVVAERNANILDISQAIIGGFFSMITVVDLGA, encoded by the coding sequence ATGGAACAACGGCAGGAACATGCCGTCATTACCGTTCTCGGAAAGGACCGAGTAGGGATCATCGCAGGAATCGGCGCTGTTGTGGCCGAACGGAATGCGAACATTCTGGACATCAGCCAAGCCATCATCGGAGGCTTTTTCAGCATGATCACCGTGGTCGATCTGGGCGCATAG